A DNA window from Hydrogenophaga taeniospiralis contains the following coding sequences:
- a CDS encoding alpha/beta fold hydrolase gives MNRPDDQFTTVAGHQVRYWQVGREGPAVVCLHGIGCSVLEWEHSIHALATRHRVYALDLLGCGLTAKPADASYDVATLARFTLGFMDAMGLDRASLVGNSLGARVAMECAAMAPERVPSLVLSAPATMANPTLFDFRLASLPGLGELLTRPTAWGTARLWRTAVADPACITPEMVREKVALARQPGAQEAFLKTLRGLIHLGGFRPSVMDDAHAKARRIQAPTCVVWGRQDRFLPVAHLDTLMRLVPHAKPVVLASCGHAPMVERPADFSRIALDFLAGAGAQQNHPG, from the coding sequence GTGAACCGGCCCGATGACCAGTTCACCACCGTAGCGGGTCACCAAGTCCGGTACTGGCAGGTGGGCCGGGAAGGGCCCGCGGTGGTGTGCCTCCACGGCATCGGCTGCTCGGTTCTGGAGTGGGAACACAGCATCCACGCCCTGGCCACGCGGCACCGGGTGTACGCGCTGGACCTGCTGGGTTGCGGGCTCACGGCCAAGCCCGCCGATGCGAGCTACGACGTGGCGACCCTGGCCCGGTTCACGCTGGGGTTCATGGACGCCATGGGGCTGGATCGGGCTTCGCTGGTGGGCAACTCGCTCGGCGCTCGGGTGGCCATGGAGTGTGCTGCGATGGCCCCAGAGCGGGTGCCATCGCTGGTGCTCTCGGCTCCCGCAACCATGGCCAACCCGACCCTGTTCGATTTCCGGCTGGCCTCGCTGCCGGGGCTGGGTGAGCTGCTCACCCGGCCCACCGCGTGGGGCACCGCCCGGCTGTGGCGAACGGCGGTGGCCGACCCGGCGTGCATCACGCCAGAGATGGTGCGGGAGAAAGTGGCGCTGGCCCGGCAACCGGGTGCCCAAGAGGCGTTCCTGAAAACCTTGCGGGGCTTGATCCACCTGGGCGGCTTTCGCCCATCGGTGATGGACGACGCCCATGCCAAGGCCCGCCGCATCCAGGCGCCCACCTGCGTGGTCTGGGGCCGGCAGGACCGGTTTCTGCCTGTGGCCCACCTCGACACCCTGATGCGGCTGGTGCCCCACGCGAAGCCGGTGGTGCTGGCGTCCTGTGGGCATGCGCCCATGGTGGAGCGGCCGGCGGATTTCAGCCGGATCGCGCTGGACTTCCTGGCCGGCGCGGGCGCGCAGCAGAACCATCCGGGTTGA